The Castellaniella sp. genome includes a window with the following:
- a CDS encoding methyl-accepting chemotaxis protein: MWNRLSVTRRFVVVLCIFLLSIVAIAWVGLAGLASARHSLMTLHEITMSRALLAGQVIENTSLNRMEVLLAFQHAPDNVLAGIHEHPVSQHLDAIAKRQQDAKALFDELGEGLADARGTALYEEVKRTRDTWRKPLSAAINTVRGGHYGASAMADFLAAGRTEATAFINALQAYQAYQVQAADDFAQAAEDRYRLSLIIFALAGLLLVLPSLWLALRLLARLNQGFGAANAASAQIAERNLTQVISHVGQDEIAVLLGRMESMRLNLFHAMTEVRQGAATIASYSAQVADGSQDLSARTEQQASALQETASATEELAATVQHNADHAAQAKELAQTAAQTVHHGDQVVGTMVQTMLAIHESAKRIVDIIQVIDSIAFQTNILALNAAVEAARAGEQGRGFAVVAGEVRSLAQRSADAAREIQGLIQDAVAKAQAGHEQAGQASTAMQHITGDIGKLSSIVEEIALAGREQATGLGQINQAVVHLDGVTQQNAVLVEQTSAAADALRSQADQLAQLTSSFRLGDGHEQPFAARGQPLLLG; the protein is encoded by the coding sequence ATGTGGAACCGACTCTCTGTCACGCGACGTTTTGTCGTGGTGCTGTGTATCTTTTTATTGTCCATCGTGGCGATTGCCTGGGTGGGATTGGCTGGCCTGGCATCTGCACGCCATAGTCTGATGACCTTGCATGAAATTACGATGTCGCGCGCCTTGCTGGCCGGGCAGGTGATTGAAAACACCAGCCTGAACCGCATGGAGGTGCTGCTGGCATTTCAGCACGCGCCTGATAATGTGCTGGCCGGTATTCATGAGCACCCAGTGTCACAGCACCTGGATGCCATTGCCAAACGGCAGCAGGATGCCAAAGCCTTATTCGATGAATTAGGCGAGGGCTTGGCGGATGCTCGCGGAACTGCACTGTATGAAGAGGTCAAGCGGACGCGGGATACTTGGCGTAAACCGCTGTCGGCAGCCATCAATACCGTGCGCGGGGGACATTACGGAGCATCCGCAATGGCGGATTTTCTAGCGGCTGGGCGCACTGAGGCAACGGCATTTATTAATGCCTTGCAGGCCTATCAGGCTTATCAGGTGCAGGCTGCAGACGATTTTGCGCAAGCTGCCGAAGACCGTTATCGCCTGTCACTGATTATTTTTGCCCTGGCTGGCTTGTTGTTGGTTCTGCCTTCGCTGTGGCTGGCTTTGCGTTTGCTGGCGCGCCTGAATCAAGGATTCGGAGCGGCCAATGCCGCCAGTGCGCAGATTGCCGAGCGCAACCTGACCCAGGTGATCAGTCATGTGGGGCAGGATGAAATTGCAGTCTTGCTGGGGCGCATGGAGTCCATGCGGCTGAATCTGTTTCACGCCATGACTGAGGTGCGCCAGGGGGCGGCTACGATCGCGTCGTACTCGGCTCAGGTCGCGGATGGGTCTCAGGATCTATCGGCCCGCACCGAGCAGCAGGCCAGTGCGCTGCAAGAAACCGCGTCGGCCACTGAAGAACTTGCCGCCACGGTGCAGCACAATGCCGATCATGCCGCTCAGGCCAAAGAGCTGGCCCAGACGGCCGCCCAGACGGTGCACCACGGCGATCAAGTGGTTGGCACGATGGTGCAGACCATGCTGGCGATTCATGAGTCTGCCAAACGTATTGTCGACATTATTCAAGTGATCGACAGCATCGCCTTTCAGACCAATATCCTGGCATTGAATGCCGCCGTCGAGGCTGCCCGCGCCGGTGAACAAGGCCGGGGCTTTGCGGTGGTGGCGGGCGAGGTCCGTAGTTTGGCCCAGCGCAGCGCCGACGCTGCCCGAGAAATCCAGGGCTTGATTCAGGATGCCGTGGCCAAGGCGCAGGCGGGCCATGAACAGGCTGGTCAGGCCAGTACCGCCATGCAGCATATTACGGGCGATATTGGAAAACTCAGCAGCATTGTCGAGGAAATCGCCCTGGCCGGACGAGAGCAAGCCACCGGATTGGGCCAAATCAACCAGGCGGTGGTTCATCTGGATGGGGTGACCCAGCAAAATGCCGTCCTGGTCGAGCAGACCTCCGCTGCTGCGGATGCGCTACGCAGCCAGGCCGACCAGCTGGCGCAACTGACCAGCAGTTTTCGCCTGGGCGATGGACATGAGCAGCCGTTTGCAGCGCGTGGGCAGCCCTTGCTATTGGGCTGA